One window from the genome of Nitrospira defluvii encodes:
- a CDS encoding MlaC/ttg2D family ABC transporter substrate-binding protein: MIGWNQPAGQVHLAQSGRRREWAPTHAICLSAVGLLVSILLSYSPVLAAETGAPTRTIQEAVNRVMTILADPDWRKSERSRERKRLVVEAISGVIDYDEMAMRALGQEWKARADRDRKAFLDAFRQFMESSYEGRFKDYSGEDVRYLGEQVAGNFAEVRTRLVSRKVDLPVNFRLVNRGEAWRVYDISVDGISLVGNYRAQFASIIREASFQALLVKLTSKAGDVAEPFEGPRPSTVSAIGGER; this comes from the coding sequence ATGATCGGATGGAATCAACCCGCCGGACAGGTTCACCTCGCACAAAGCGGCAGGCGGCGCGAATGGGCGCCGACCCACGCGATCTGCCTCTCGGCCGTCGGCCTGCTGGTGTCGATACTCCTCTCATACAGCCCCGTTCTGGCGGCTGAAACGGGGGCCCCCACTCGCACGATACAAGAGGCCGTCAACCGGGTGATGACGATTCTTGCCGATCCGGACTGGCGGAAGTCCGAGCGGAGCCGGGAGCGGAAACGCTTGGTTGTGGAGGCCATCAGCGGCGTGATCGATTACGACGAGATGGCCATGCGTGCGTTGGGGCAAGAGTGGAAGGCGCGCGCCGACAGAGATCGCAAAGCGTTCTTGGACGCATTCAGGCAATTCATGGAATCGTCCTATGAAGGCCGGTTCAAAGACTATTCGGGCGAAGACGTCCGTTACCTCGGCGAGCAGGTTGCGGGAAACTTTGCCGAAGTCCGCACCAGGCTGGTCTCGCGCAAAGTCGATCTCCCGGTGAATTTTCGTCTCGTGAATAGAGGAGAGGCCTGGCGCGTCTACGACATCAGCGTGGATGGGATCAGTCTGGTGGGAAACTATAGAGCCCAGTTTGCCAGTATCATCCGAGAGGCTTCGTTCCAGGCGCTGCTCGTCAAGCTCACGAGCAAGGCCGGCGATGTTGCGGAGCCATTTGAGGGGCCCCGCCCATCGACCGTCAGTGCGATCGGAGGCGAGCGATGA
- a CDS encoding NAD(P)H-hydrate epimerase has product MSSPRFFTDAGIEVPAVTAAQMREVDRITTEETGPNLFQMMENAGRNLALLALAVLGEVWTSARIVVLAGSGGNGGGGICAARHLVNRGISVTLCIAEPGDLDEVPAFQRKIFRSTSGREITPTSLTVEPVDLVVDALIGYGLRSAPRSPVSELIRWANGSGAPILALDIPSGLDATTGGTPGDCIQPHWTMTLALPKTGLLPQRTGQLFLADIGIPEQTYRRMGLSYVNPFTKGFWVPLTCR; this is encoded by the coding sequence ATGAGCAGCCCGCGATTCTTCACGGACGCCGGGATCGAAGTTCCTGCGGTCACGGCTGCGCAAATGCGGGAAGTGGACCGCATTACCACTGAAGAGACGGGACCGAATCTCTTTCAGATGATGGAGAACGCCGGACGCAATCTGGCGCTGCTCGCCCTTGCGGTGCTTGGCGAAGTGTGGACTTCTGCGAGAATCGTCGTGCTGGCCGGTAGTGGAGGGAACGGCGGAGGGGGGATCTGCGCCGCCCGCCACCTAGTCAATCGCGGGATCAGCGTCACACTCTGTATCGCAGAGCCTGGCGATCTTGATGAAGTTCCTGCGTTTCAGCGGAAGATCTTCCGCTCGACGAGCGGCAGAGAAATCACACCGACCTCCTTGACTGTCGAACCAGTCGATCTGGTCGTCGATGCCTTGATTGGCTACGGGCTCCGCTCTGCTCCGCGCAGTCCAGTCTCGGAGCTGATCCGGTGGGCGAACGGATCAGGAGCGCCGATTCTGGCGCTCGATATTCCGTCCGGATTGGACGCCACAACCGGTGGCACGCCGGGAGACTGTATCCAGCCCCATTGGACCATGACGCTGGCTCTCCCCAAAACGGGCCTGCTGCCCCAGAGAACAGGACAGCTCTTCCTGGCCGACATCGGCATTCCCGAGCAGACCTATCGTCGCATGGGATTGTCCTATGTCAATCCGTTCACAAAGGGTTTCTGGGTTCCGTTGACCTGCCGGTAA
- a CDS encoding cytochrome c peroxidase produces MTLTRNGLGAGVLIVTGLVLGAGVYLAGAEMEMASPYIPEDKVMMMKKMMMMMKPDTLEASVERGKKLFNDTSLGMNKSGQSCASCHSEGGTVGGASEMEWKGMKMKVAIPTLKGAAPHFPKPMGPMKAVVTLGGMNNMCVMTFLKGMPLDLNSQAATDLTAYITTFSEGRRLEPGAMKIVPLPVPGAM; encoded by the coding sequence ATGACGCTCACACGGAACGGGTTGGGGGCCGGGGTGCTTATCGTCACGGGATTGGTGTTGGGGGCAGGAGTGTATCTTGCCGGTGCGGAGATGGAGATGGCGAGCCCCTACATTCCCGAGGATAAAGTGATGATGATGAAGAAAATGATGATGATGATGAAGCCGGACACGCTGGAGGCTTCCGTCGAGCGAGGGAAGAAGCTCTTCAACGACACGAGCCTGGGAATGAACAAGTCGGGCCAGAGCTGCGCCAGCTGCCACAGCGAAGGCGGCACGGTCGGCGGCGCGTCCGAAATGGAATGGAAAGGGATGAAGATGAAAGTCGCCATCCCGACGCTCAAAGGGGCGGCGCCGCATTTCCCCAAGCCGATGGGGCCGATGAAAGCGGTGGTCACGCTGGGCGGCATGAACAACATGTGCGTCATGACCTTCTTGAAAGGCATGCCGCTGGATTTGAACAGCCAGGCGGCCACCGATCTGACCGCCTACATCACGACCTTCAGCGAAGGCCGGAGACTGGAGCCGGGGGCCATGAAGATCGTCCCGCTGCCGGTCCCAGGGGCCATGTAA
- a CDS encoding cytochrome c peroxidase, translating to MKRATMVSATAFALLGGLWGCEQMKMMMMGGDMSMMSPYLSEDKVMAMKKMMMTMPPDTLEASVERGKKLYNDTTLGMNKSGQSCASCHSEGGTVGGASEMEWKGMKMKVAIPTLKGAAPHFPKPMGPMKAVVTLEGMNNMCIMTFLKGMPLDLNSQAATDLTAYITTFSEGRRLEPGAMKIVPMPVPGAM from the coding sequence ATGAAACGAGCAACGATGGTTTCAGCTACAGCATTCGCGCTATTGGGTGGTCTCTGGGGATGCGAGCAAATGAAAATGATGATGATGGGGGGCGATATGAGCATGATGAGCCCCTATCTCTCCGAGGACAAAGTGATGGCGATGAAGAAGATGATGATGACGATGCCGCCGGATACGCTGGAGGCTTCCGTCGAACGGGGGAAGAAGCTGTATAACGATACGACCTTGGGAATGAACAAGTCGGGCCAGAGCTGCGCCAGCTGCCACAGCGAAGGCGGCACGGTCGGCGGCGCGTCCGAAATGGAATGGAAAGGGATGAAGATGAAAGTCGCCATCCCGACGCTCAAAGGGGCGGCGCCGCATTTCCCCAAGCCGATGGGGCCGATGAAAGCGGTGGTCACGCTGGAAGGCATGAACAACATGTGCATCATGACCTTCTTGAAAGGCATGCCGCTGGATTTGAACAGCCAGGCGGCCACCGATCTGACCGCCTACATCACGACCTTCAGCGAAGGCCGGAGACTGGAGCCGGGGGCCATGAAGATCGTCCCGATGCCGGTGCCTGGGGCCATGTAG
- a CDS encoding c-type cytochrome, translated as MKASAKQNSVLQTWLTAAWLASLVILVQGSQVLAAGGTASPTATAPAGRADVGAKLFDRSDCRNCHSVNHQGSEVGPDLTQVGLRRAPGKLLEFIYDPEDQFPDTKMPRFPWKSKQEVADIVAYLQTLKKPVDRDAIRKTTTSPVEFGKALVAAFDCRACHIIQDGGRPRYPNLTHIGSKIYPEWEQEWLKDPQKIKPGTFMPTFGFTEDEAKAIATYLDSLK; from the coding sequence ATGAAGGCATCGGCAAAACAGAACAGCGTCTTGCAAACCTGGCTCACTGCGGCCTGGCTGGCAAGCCTCGTCATTCTGGTGCAGGGATCCCAGGTCTTGGCGGCGGGTGGGACAGCGAGTCCCACGGCGACCGCTCCCGCCGGGCGGGCCGATGTCGGCGCGAAACTCTTCGATCGCAGCGATTGCCGGAATTGTCACAGCGTCAATCATCAAGGCTCGGAGGTCGGACCTGACTTAACTCAGGTCGGCCTCCGGCGCGCTCCCGGCAAACTGCTGGAATTCATCTATGATCCTGAGGATCAGTTTCCAGACACGAAAATGCCGCGATTCCCCTGGAAGAGCAAGCAGGAGGTCGCGGACATTGTTGCCTATCTCCAGACGCTGAAGAAGCCGGTCGATCGGGATGCGATTCGCAAGACCACAACTTCGCCGGTGGAGTTCGGGAAAGCCCTGGTGGCGGCGTTCGATTGCCGCGCTTGCCATATCATCCAGGACGGAGGGCGGCCCCGGTATCCGAACCTGACCCACATCGGCAGCAAGATCTATCCCGAATGGGAACAGGAATGGTTGAAGGATCCGCAAAAGATCAAGCCGGGCACGTTTATGCCGACGTTCGGCTTTACAGAAGACGAAGCCAAGGCCATCGCGACTTATCTGGACAGCTTGAAGTAG
- a CDS encoding sialidase family protein, which produces MFARALSFFGTAPQNVRVSDFTPGRAQAGTLSAGQRGLAIGSEGMAVAVWSDTREGKSNIYLVKSRDGGRTFGSNVRVNDVPGTAGLFGATVALDRQDRAHIVWFDNRDGDYDIYFAREAARGDGFTAAIRINDDKDNPVEADVFGDDEPDGLAGPAFQTLPSLAVDRNGAIYAAWQDYRRNQADIYFAKSIDGGKTFTENLRVNDDVGRAGQLYPSLAVDAGGTIYLAWHDFRKGNQDIYFSRSTDGGKTFSRNVRVNDDPGTDGQFNPSLAVDDGGAVYVAWHDLREGQADIYFARSIDGGQTFSPNRKLNDDRGETYQFHPSLGAGVTGAVAVAWEDYRNGQADIYLAYSADGGNTFRPNVRVNSDRRPADHLHAGLAVGAHKELMVIWEDQRDDRRGGPSVCQPVRCSDVYASSLPYLRQPME; this is translated from the coding sequence ATGTTCGCACGCGCATTGTCCTTCTTCGGTACGGCGCCCCAGAACGTTCGCGTCTCGGACTTTACCCCAGGTCGCGCGCAAGCCGGGACGCTGTCGGCTGGCCAGCGCGGGCTGGCGATCGGAAGCGAAGGGATGGCGGTTGCCGTGTGGTCGGACACACGGGAGGGTAAATCCAACATCTATCTGGTCAAGAGCCGTGACGGCGGCCGCACCTTCGGCTCGAATGTGCGTGTGAACGATGTCCCTGGAACTGCCGGGCTGTTCGGAGCGACTGTGGCGCTGGACCGGCAGGATCGCGCCCACATCGTGTGGTTCGACAATCGGGACGGCGATTACGACATTTACTTTGCGCGCGAGGCGGCGCGTGGCGATGGGTTCACCGCAGCCATCCGTATCAACGACGACAAGGACAACCCGGTTGAGGCGGATGTCTTTGGCGACGACGAGCCAGATGGCTTAGCCGGTCCAGCGTTTCAGACCTTGCCCAGTCTGGCGGTCGATCGGAACGGGGCGATCTACGCCGCATGGCAGGACTATCGCCGCAATCAGGCCGACATCTATTTTGCCAAGAGCATTGATGGCGGGAAGACGTTCACCGAAAATCTCCGCGTGAACGACGATGTGGGCCGCGCCGGCCAGCTCTACCCGAGCCTTGCGGTCGATGCCGGCGGAACGATCTACCTGGCCTGGCACGATTTCAGGAAAGGCAACCAAGACATTTATTTCTCACGAAGCACAGACGGAGGAAAGACGTTCAGCCGGAACGTCCGGGTCAACGACGATCCTGGAACAGACGGGCAGTTCAACCCCAGCCTGGCGGTGGATGATGGCGGCGCGGTGTATGTGGCTTGGCACGATCTGAGAGAGGGCCAAGCCGATATCTATTTTGCGAGGAGTATCGACGGCGGTCAGACCTTCAGCCCTAATCGGAAGCTCAACGACGATCGAGGCGAGACCTATCAGTTTCATCCGAGTCTGGGAGCCGGAGTGACGGGCGCCGTGGCGGTGGCGTGGGAAGATTATCGGAATGGACAGGCCGACATCTATCTCGCGTATAGCGCAGACGGCGGAAACACGTTCCGACCCAATGTTCGAGTCAACAGCGATCGGCGGCCGGCCGATCATTTGCATGCCGGCTTGGCGGTCGGCGCGCACAAGGAATTGATGGTCATCTGGGAGGATCAGCGGGATGACCGGCGGGGCGGCCCAAGTGTCTGCCAGCCGGTCCGTTGTTCAGATGTCTATGCCTCGTCGCTGCCGTACTTGCGGCAGCCGATGGAGTGA
- a CDS encoding c-type cytochrome has product MTQIGKIAIGLSTLFALTLGCAEPPVPRESMPTIAPQTAKAVVSAQARPAPASAPAGQAMTGRPDVGKELFKKQECVNCHSIRGHGGSQGPDLAQVGLRRSAEWLNNFIYDPSELFPESPMPRLDWKSEQEVADVVAFLLTLKREVPKEKILQAKASDVEKGEAFVRAYDCRACHTIGEGGVAGYPDLSHVGRKIRPEWERSWLKDTQTIKPGTFMPTFGFSEPELDAIVAYLHTLK; this is encoded by the coding sequence ATGACGCAGATAGGAAAGATCGCGATAGGGCTCAGCACGCTGTTTGCGCTGACGTTGGGATGCGCAGAGCCGCCTGTGCCGCGCGAATCGATGCCGACAATCGCGCCGCAGACGGCGAAGGCCGTAGTGTCGGCACAAGCGCGTCCTGCTCCAGCCAGCGCGCCGGCCGGCCAGGCCATGACGGGACGCCCAGATGTCGGGAAGGAATTGTTCAAGAAACAGGAATGCGTGAATTGCCACAGCATCCGCGGCCATGGAGGGAGCCAGGGACCGGATCTGGCGCAGGTCGGCCTTCGCCGGTCTGCAGAATGGCTGAACAACTTCATCTACGATCCGTCGGAATTGTTTCCTGAAAGCCCGATGCCCAGACTGGACTGGAAATCCGAGCAGGAGGTGGCGGATGTCGTGGCCTTCTTGCTCACCTTGAAACGCGAGGTTCCAAAAGAGAAGATTCTTCAAGCCAAGGCTTCCGACGTCGAAAAAGGCGAAGCGTTCGTGCGGGCCTACGACTGCCGGGCCTGTCATACGATCGGCGAAGGCGGCGTGGCGGGCTACCCCGACTTAAGTCACGTAGGTCGCAAGATCCGCCCCGAGTGGGAACGCAGCTGGCTCAAGGACACCCAGACAATCAAGCCGGGCACCTTTATGCCGACGTTTGGTTTCAGCGAGCCGGAGCTTGATGCGATCGTGGCTTATCTCCATACGTTGAAATGA
- a CDS encoding c-type cytochrome, with the protein MMAGNRWWQYGSIGMLVLSLGMVGFGTERSVTAGLLDSFGMGGDDAAVVEHPPVPAEYKDKHMPAGGWTDSKAIEEGRKIYMGLVNPEVKCAKCHGDDGKPVKAGARDFRQSKRMDTYEDSFWFWRISEGVPKTKMKPWKELLTEEQRWQVMAFEHAFSHGGKPEAHEHAKR; encoded by the coding sequence ATGATGGCAGGGAATCGTTGGTGGCAGTACGGGTCGATCGGCATGCTGGTGTTGTCTCTGGGTATGGTCGGGTTTGGCACGGAACGGTCAGTGACCGCTGGCCTGCTGGATTCGTTCGGGATGGGGGGGGATGACGCAGCCGTCGTCGAGCATCCTCCGGTTCCGGCCGAGTACAAGGACAAGCATATGCCTGCCGGCGGATGGACCGACTCCAAGGCGATCGAAGAAGGCCGGAAGATCTACATGGGCCTCGTCAACCCAGAGGTCAAATGCGCCAAGTGCCACGGCGATGACGGGAAACCGGTGAAGGCCGGCGCCAGAGACTTCCGGCAATCGAAGCGCATGGACACCTATGAAGACAGTTTTTGGTTCTGGCGGATCTCAGAAGGAGTCCCCAAGACCAAGATGAAACCGTGGAAGGAACTCTTGACCGAAGAACAACGCTGGCAGGTGATGGCTTTCGAGCACGCGTTTTCGCACGGGGGCAAGCCGGAAGCGCACGAGCACGCAAAGCGGTAA
- a CDS encoding thiosulfate oxidation carrier protein SoxY, with protein MTHARPYGAASVIGRRSLLVHAVTGVLAVVGLTSGFPAWVFGQAAVPILHRPKDPENLTEFERMHVPRVRIAEVIEDGANAPVIVEMDHPMDQDHYIRNVRILDYQDPLIWKGTFHFTPDSGTVSLYTQVRLDAGKSTIYAVAECNKHGRWVGSADVDVAVGGC; from the coding sequence ATGACTCACGCGAGACCATACGGCGCTGCTTCTGTCATCGGACGCCGCAGCCTGCTGGTGCACGCCGTGACCGGCGTCCTCGCGGTCGTGGGTTTGACGAGCGGCTTCCCTGCCTGGGTATTCGGCCAGGCCGCTGTTCCGATTCTGCATCGACCGAAAGATCCGGAGAACCTCACCGAGTTCGAACGGATGCATGTGCCACGGGTGAGGATCGCCGAGGTTATTGAAGACGGGGCCAACGCGCCGGTGATCGTCGAGATGGACCATCCCATGGACCAGGACCACTATATTCGGAATGTCCGCATTCTGGATTATCAGGACCCCTTGATCTGGAAAGGCACCTTTCATTTTACGCCGGACTCGGGAACGGTCTCCCTCTATACGCAGGTCCGGTTGGATGCCGGGAAATCCACGATCTACGCCGTCGCGGAGTGCAACAAGCATGGACGATGGGTCGGCAGCGCGGACGTCGATGTGGCCGTCGGAGGCTGTTAA